One genomic region from Pyxicephalus adspersus chromosome 1, UCB_Pads_2.0, whole genome shotgun sequence encodes:
- the RFFL gene encoding E3 ubiquitin-protein ligase rififylin, with amino-acid sequence MWAACCNWFCVDTGPEEISHSGRATDRSTQNVRTSPPVREVTCRACGTGLQTTTRKAPCMDCRNNFCGSCLQQLNDGLPLCQLCRRIRSTSFTRDELLKLKVKDLRDYLSMRDIPTDLCREKEELVQLVLERRPMPYPDVTIVPPFSNNQSSHITDNGSSQTQPPQDIPTTLPNVSSNTDTRAQEQVEDQQEDETESIDSEEILVPGRRASLSDISNPDDIESLSVRQLKEILARNFVNYKGCCEKWELMERVTRLYHEQKDLIQKASAVDEEGKPTTVNDEHLCKVCMDSPIDCVLLECGHMVTCTKCGKRMSECPICRQYVVRAVHVFRS; translated from the exons ATGTGGGCTGCATGCTGTAACTGGTTTTGTGTAGATACTGGCCCAGAAGAGATCTCACACAGTGGTAGAGCAACGGATCGATCCACTCAGAATGTCAGAACCTCTCCTCCGGTTAGAGAGGTCACCTGCAGAGCTTGTGGTACTGGGCTTCAAACAACCACCAGGAAG gCTCCTTGCATGGATTGCAGGAACAATTTCTGTGGATCGTGTCTACAGCAGTTAAATGATGGCCTACCTCTTTGTCAGCTGTGCCGGAGGATACGTTCCACTTCTTTTACCCGGGATGAGTTattaaagctaaaagtaaaaGATCTTCGAGATTATTTGTCCATGAGAGACATACCTACTGATCTATGTCGTGAAAAAGAAGAACTGGTACAGCTTGTTTTGGAAAGGAGGCCCATGCCTTACCCAGATGTGACTATTGTACCCCCATTTTCAAATAATCAGAGCAGCCACATAACGGACAATGGCTCATCTCAGACACAACCACCACAAGATATTCCAACA ACACTTCCGAATGTATCATCTAATACAGATACAAGAGCACAGGAACAGGTAGAAGACCAACAGGAAGATGAGACAGAG TCCATAGATTCAGAAGAAATACTGGTGCCAGGAAGAAGGGCCTCACTTTCTGACATTAGCAATCCAGATGACATAGAGTCCTTGTCTGTGCGTCAATTGAAGGAGATTTTGGCTCGAAACTTTGTGAATTACAAGGGCTGCTGTGAAAAATGGGAACTGATGGAGCGTGTTACTCGACTATACCATGAGCAGAAAGATCTTATACAAAAAG ctTCTGCAGTCGATGAAGAAG GAAAACCCACTACTGTAAATGATGAACACCTGTGCAAGGTCTGCATGGATTCCCCCATTGACTGTGTGTTGTTGGAATGCGGCCACATGGTAACCTGCACAAAGTGTGGGAAGCGCATGAGTGAATGCCCCATCTGTCGGCAATATGTGGTGAGGGCAGTCCATGTATTCAGGTCGTGA